The following proteins are encoded in a genomic region of Coffea eugenioides isolate CCC68of chromosome 6, Ceug_1.0, whole genome shotgun sequence:
- the LOC113775297 gene encoding uncharacterized protein LOC113775297 produces the protein MGWVWTGDEAASDGSSSSSYSDASDFRISSSSSGERCSTRKVVKTQCRTEEVEPGKFMRKCQKTEEIFKDCVGSPTELVQSNKEYTEEDVTGQMAKGALSLDNSEDINFPGLNRDIEAIGRSLFGTISRAFEAAEEIKNGFFNVFGDPVTPHINGGDSSSAAKSRGFPIEVPQKEVPSGPSKSDGDVDLSGLARDI, from the exons ATGGGTTGGGTCTGGACGGGTGACGAAGCCGCCTCTGACggttcttcttcctcctcctattCTGACGCTAGCGATTTTCGTATCTCAAGCTCTAGCTCCGGCGAGCGGTGCTCCAccagaaaagttgtcaaaactcAGTGCCGCACTGAGGAAGTCGAGCCTGGAAAGTTTATGAGAAAGTGTCAGAAAACCGAAGAGATTTTCAAGGATTGTGTTGGAAG CCCCACTGAACTGGTGCAGTCGAACAAAGAATACACTGAGGAAGATGTCACCGGCCAGATGGCTAAAGGTGCATTGAGTTTGGACAACTCAGAAGATATTAACTTTCCAGGCCTAAATCGGGACATTGAAGCAATTGGACGTAGTCTTTTTGGTACCATTAGTCGAGCCTTCGAAGCCGCTGAAGAGATAAAAAATGGCTTCTTCAATGTGTTTGGAGATCCCGTAACTCCTCATATTAATGGCGGTGATTCTTCTTCTGCAGCTAAAAGTCGGGGCTTTCCCATAGAAGTACCTCAAAAAGAAGTTCCTTCAGGGCCAAGTAAATCTGATGGGGATGTTGATCTTTCAGGATTGGCAAGGGATATCTGA
- the LOC113773462 gene encoding putative pentatricopeptide repeat-containing protein At5g06400, mitochondrial: MRCILRFLLHPKSVNDQLCTQVSKFQKCTFSVISKSNSADKSPEHPIIAQRNDRKLGPLFNEILAILGAENEITDQNPTGFSSAEVTDLKRDAVGARPSQGLQDICLNSQKRVEHQDESLLVSENTVTEVSDGIDVSPMVHKVTEIVRGENRSKSMEEKLEEAGFEYNVEIVENVLKRCFKVPQLALRFFNWVTLKAGFRPSTETYNIMIYIAGEAKDLRSADVLLEEMEKNSCQKDIKTWTILIDQYGKAKLISKALLTFEKMKKSGLQPDVMAYKVMLLNICKAGKGDIALEFYKEMIHGNMRVSSGLYQQLLKCLACSGHVDAVYAVGDDMIKVSEIPEHVIYGFMLKSFCIAGRIREALELIRTFKDKSASLGSENINTLVKGLCRADRIADALEIVDIMKKKNSVDEEMYGIIINGYLRKNDVSKAFDTFENMKVSGCSPTVSTYTNLMQHLIRMKEFQKAMELYNEVMDVGVQLDSVATTAIVAGYISQNRISDAWQVLNNMLENGVRLTKRSYSIFIKELCKVSATDEIVNMLIQMQASQVKIGNDIFQFVILYMMKKGEMDKVKNLKQMQKSCNIFSKEEDSPTADIATQPESNAKLNFKQLEQQCLDCNVVESTSSSYNQDDLHEVNRILSSSKDWWSLQDKLEKRAIQFTPELVVDTLRKCSLHGGAALRFFSWVAKQSGYRHNTEAYNMAIKLSGQVKDFKRMRSLFHEMRRNGYSITSDTWTIMIMQYGRVGLTNIALNTFREMKASSCNPNASTYKFLIISLCGEKGRNVDEAILIYQEMIKAGFQPDKELLESYLGCLCQVGKLLEARRCVESLRKVGFTVSLTRSLYIRALCRGGRLEEALELIDESGSEKHTLEQYTCGSLVNGLLRRGRVEEAMSRVESMKQVGIHPTVHVYTSLMVQFFRQKQVSKALETFKEMKEMGCQPTTVTYSAIVRGYMEMGKITDAWEIFRHMKQNGPFPDFKAYSMFIACLCRAGRSEEALPLFDDMLDAGILPSTINFRTVLFGLNREGKHDLAQIVLRKKLDLKCRRKLSS, translated from the coding sequence ATGAGGTGCATACTCAGGTTCCTATTACATCCAAAATCCGTAAACGATCAACTCTGCACTCAGGTCTCAAAATTCCAAAAGTGCACTTTTTCAGTTATCTCCAAATCCAACAGTGCAGATAAATCTCCGGAACACCCCATTATTGCCCAAAGAAACGACCGGAAGTTAGGCCCGCTCTTTAATGAAATCCTGGCCATTTTGGGAGCTGAAAATGAAATAACAGATCAAAATCCAACGGGGTTTTCGAGTGCAGAAGTAACGGACCTGAAAAGAGATGCTGTAGGAGCACGGCCGTCACAGGGCCTGCAAGATATTTGTTTAAATTCGCAAAAGAGAGTAGAACACCAAGACGAAAGTTTACTGGTTTCCGAGAATACAGTAACGGAAGTTTCGGATGGAATTGATGTCAGTCCCATGGTCCATAAGGTTACTGAGATTGTTAGAGGTGAAAATAGGTCCAAATCAATGGAGGAAAAGTTGGAAGAAGCCGGTTTTGAGTATAATGTGGAAATTGTTGAAAACGTTCTGAAGAGATGCTTTAAAGTTCCTCAATTGGCTTTGAGGTTCTTTAATTGGGTAACTTTGAAAGCAGGGTTTCGTCCCTCAACTGAGACATACAATATAATGATCTACATTGCGGGGGAAGCGAAGGACCTTCGTTCGGCTGATGTATTACTAGAGGAAATGGAGAAGAATTCATGTCAGAAAGATATTAAAACGTGGACTATTCTCATAGATCAGTATGGGAAGGCGAAGTTGATCAGCAAAGCTTTGTTGACCTTTGAGAAGATGAAGAAATCTGGTCTCCAACCAGATGTGATGGCTTATAAGGTTATGTTGCTAAACATTTGTAAAGCTGGGAAAGGGGACATTGCGTTGGAGTTTTACAAGGAGATGATCCATGGAAATATGAGAGTGAGCTCGGGTTTGTATCAACAACTACTTAAATGCTTAGCATGCTCCGGGCATGTTGATGCTGTTTATGCTGTTGGTGATGACATGATAAAAGTTTCGGAGATTCCTGAACACGTCATTTATGGTTTCATGCTGAAGAGTTTCTGCATTGCTGGACGCATTAGGGAAGCCTTAGAATTGATCCGCACCTTCAAGGATAAAAGTGCAAGCCTTGGATCTGAAAACATCAACACTTTGGTCAAAGGATTGTGTAGGGCAGATAGAATTGCTGATGCTTTGGAAATTGTGGATATTATGAAGAAAAAGAACTCTGTCGATGAGGAAATGTATGGAATCATCATTAATGGTTACTTGAGAAAAAATGATGTTTCTAAGGCATTTGATACTTTTGAGAACATGAAAGTTTCAGGATGTTCACCCACTGTGTCTACCTACACTAATCTGATGCAACATCTGATCCGCATGAAAGAGTTTCAGAAAGCCATGGAACTTTATAATGAAGTGATGGATGTTGGTGTACAATTGGATAGCGTAGCAACAACAGCAATAGTTGCAGGGTATATTAGTCAAAACCGCATTTCTGATGCGTGGCAAGTGCTTAACAATATGTTGGAGAATGGGGTCAGACTGACTAAAAGGTCTTACTCAATATTCATCAAGGAGCTTTGTAAAGTTTCTGCAACAGATGAGATTGTCAATATGTTGATCCAGATGCAGGCTTCACAGGTTAAAATAGGAAATGATATCTTTCAGTTTGttatactttatatgatgaaaaagGGAGAGATGGATAAGGTAAAAAATCTAAAGCAGATGCAGAAAAGCTGCAACATTTTTTCCAAAGAAGAGGACTCACCTACTGCTGATATAGCGACTCAACCAGAATCAAATGCAAAGTTAAATTTCAAACAACTAGAGCAACAATGTTTAGATTGTAATGTGGTGGAGTCAACATCAAGTTCCTATAACCAAGATGATTTGCATGAAGTTAACCGAATCTTGTCATCCTCAAAGGATTGGTGGTCTCTTCAAGACAAATTGGAGAAACGTGCTATACAGTTCACCCCAGAACTTGTGGTGGATACTTTGCGAAAGTGCAGCTTGCATGGTGGTGCCGCACTACGATTTTTCTCATGGGTTGCAAAGCAAAGTGGTTATAGACACAATACTGAGGCCTACAACATGGCTATTAAACTCTCAGGTCAAGTAAAGGATTTTAAACGCATGAGAAGTCTCTTCCACGAAATGAGGAGAAATGGCTACTCAATAACATCTGATACATGGACAATCATGATAATGCAATATGGTCGAGTGGGCCTCACAAACATTGCCCTCAATACTTTCAGAGAGATGAAAGCTAGTAGTTGTAATCCTAATGCAAGTACGTACAAGTTCTTGATAATATCTCTTTGTGGTGAAAAGGGTAGGAATGTTGATGAAGCAATCTTAATCTATCAAGAGATGATTAAAGCAGGGTTTCAACCTGATAAAGAATTACTAGAATCTTACCTTGGTTGTTTGTGTCAAGTTGGTAAACTGTTGGAGGCAAGGAGGTGTGTCGAATCTCTTCGAAAAGTTGGTTTTACAGTTAGTTTGACCAGATCGCTGTATATAAGGGCCCTTTGTCGTGGAGGAAGGCTGGAAGAGGCTTTAGAGTTAATTGATGAATCTGGTAGCGAGAAGCATACTCTAGAACAGTACACGTGTGGTAGCCTAGTAAACGGACTACTACGAAGAGGACGAGTTGAAGAGGCAATGTCAAGGGTGGAATCGATGAAGCAGGTTGGCATCCACCCTACTGTCCATGTTTATACATCACTAATGGTCCAGTTCTTTAGGCAGAAGCAGGTATCTAAAGCTTTAGAAACCTTCAAGGAGATGAAAGAGATGGGATGCCAACCAACAACTGTTACATATTCTGCAATTGTACGTGGATATATGGAGATGGGAAAGATTACAGATGCCTGGGAGATTTTCCGTCATATGAAGCAAAATGGACCATTCCCTGATTTCAAGGCTTACTCAATGTTCATTGCTTGTCTTTGCAGAGCAGGTAGGTCTGAAGAAGCTCTTCCACTTTTTGATGACATGTTGGATGCTGGGATACTTCCTAGTACAATAAATTTTCGAACGGTTCTCTTTGGGCTGAACAGAGAAGGCAAACACGATTTGGCCCAAATTGTACTGCGGAAAAAGTTGGATCTTAAATGTCGAAGAAAACTATCGTCGTAG